TTCCATTGAAGGATAGTCAGCGTGCTGTCAGCAACTTACAGTAATGGAAGCAGCAGGCAAAAATACAGAGTATGTGGTCTCCCAATCAATTGAAATTCTCAGTTTAGTTGGGATCTtgctaagttcaccttaactgcGTAAATTGCTCAATAACAACAGGAGCTGCAGTACAGAGTCACCACTtaccttgatttggagatgctgatgttggactggggtgtacaaagttaaaaatcacacaacaccaggttatagtccaacaggtttaattggaagcactagctttcggagcgctgctccttcatcaggtggttgtggagtataagattgtaagatgcagaatttatagcagctcacaccttcaatgcattatatgTGCTGACAgataccaattgttaaagttcacttcagAAAGTAACTTGTTAAAaacaagttttgtgatttacatataaaggaactgaaaccagcatggtcattctaacagatgagagacttaacaaacaatccaggtctttttcagtatATAATTTCAGCTCCGTCACACTGGaaacttgtgctataaattctgtgtcttataatcttatacactgcaaccacctgatgaaggagcagcgctccaaaagctggtgcttccaattaaacctgttggactataacctggcgttgtgtgatttttaaccaattaTCTTGAAATGCTTTGGCAGGCCTGAGGATGCTGATTTATTTCCAAGGATGGTGATAGGATGCTTTTTCTGTACATATTATATACGCATGTTTTTAATCATGGGATGTGGGGGGCATTACTGGCTAGgtttgcccatccttaattgcccctgagaaggtggtgatgagttgatTCTTGAACTGCAGCCGTCCATGTCGGGTTGGTGCACCCACGTTGCTATTAGTAATGGAGGagcagggttttgacccagtcaCCGTTGTCTGATATTGCAACAGCTGTATCAAAATGCCGCATTTCTCAGGTGGCGCGTTATGTAAAGTCAATGCGCTTCTCACGGTGTGTAAGAGTTTCAAAACGTTTTTGGTTGAAACAACTGGTCATATGATTGTCCTAATGTGCCAACACCATTTTTATTGTTAGCCCGTCAAACCCGAGAGAGTGAGAAAAATAACTTCTTTTTCCCTGCTAGGAACTCACCGCTATACAATGGTGAAAAATTAGCTGTATGCCAGTATTGATTGATAGCGCACCATGCCGTTTATTAATGAGTAATCTCCACGGGGGGCAGTATGTTTTGGCAGTTTAAGTGTAACCTACCCAGAATCGCCTCCCGGAAGGCCTAAAATAAATACTAGgttaattattttccaaaaaccgGATGTATTGGCACTTGACGACTTAACGTTTATTTGTTTGCATATGCACCAATATACTAATTATTATTTGGTGCTATTTCTAACCAGTGAAAAGGACGGATGGAGATGTTCAATAGTGAAATGTTGAACTTGAAGGTAAAGAGCAACTCAACAGTAAAgcaatttgctaatgttattgacATAACTGTTAACTTTTTATTGTTCACTTGTTCGGCAACACTTTGAAGGGAGAGGTGGATGTTTGAGGTTGGTGCTGAGAAGCTGGTTAGCAGGTTGATTGTTTGTCACTTTATGAGTCCGTGTGTGAACCACAAATATTCGGCGCTGATGTATCAGCGCGCCTGCTCCAGCCACTCTCCCCCCTGACCGCGGTTCTGTGCTCCAATGTGTTTCCTTCAAAGCAGAAGCCGGCGGCCAGAAAAGCTCCAAGCACTGTCCAGATCTCTGGCCCTCCTGCCCCTCCTCCCATTCTGTCATTTCAGCGCCAGCCGTGGGCCTTGCGCAACTTGTCAGAGTCACCAAAAGCAGCGAATAAAAGCGTGAAAAGCACACCCCCACTCCCGCTTTGTGAGCCCAGGGTCTTTTCACTGGAGGTATTTTCTGCACGGTCACTGCCATTGTCATCCGAGCAGAAAATGAGAAGTCATTGccccccccccgacaatgttcagctGCGAAGGGTTTATCTGCACAACACTGGGCCTGCGAAATTCAGGCTAACCTCGCAGCACTCTGTAAGTCAGAGCTGGGTGCTGTCTATTTCACGCTGTTATTTCACCCACTGCTCATTGGATCTGACTCTTGGGTATTTCCAGGTCCCATTCACTTTTCCAACTCAGGCTGAGCTTCAACCTATAAATTCTCTCTTTGGAAATAACAACAGTCTGACTGCAGCTTGGGAcgagacagactctaacctcacactttcgtCTGAGATGTTAACTTTATATATACTgtgataaaacctgaagttatcttggggcactaaattctgggatttacatattaatcaatcgaaacccGCATCACCGATCTAAGTGATTAAACATTTAACATCAGTCTAGATTGTCTTATACATCGCATCCGTTGTAAGactttgatcttttgctataaagactgtgtcttatgatcctgccccactagctacctgacgaaggaacagtgcTCGGAAAGCGtggactttcaaataaacctgttggactatagcctggtgtcgtgtgatttttaactttgtccaccccagtccaacagcggcacctGCGCATCATGCTATAAATCCGGTGTAGTAAGGCTGTTGCAGTGCTGGTGTTCCTATCTCTGTCCCAAAGGGTGTGTCATTGACATGTCCATCCTCTTTGCCTAAACCAGCAAGGCGCTTCTCCTCAGCGCGTGAGCAGGCTCACGCATTCCCGTACTATGGGCCGGGAACAACCCGGGTTTATTTTTTGCAACTAGACTACAGGAAATGGGGGTTAATCCTTCAGCAGATCCAAGCTGTTAACAAAACCGCGGCGCAGATCGCCTCGTCGCTTGAAAGGGACTTTGTTTATGCCAAATCGACAAAATCGTGGTAAATGGGAGGATTGATGCATTCCTAAAACATATTCAAtcaaattaaaagtgaaagatgaAATCCTGTCTTCAAACTATGTGAAATAATAGATCTCGCAGCGCCACTGTTTTGTCTCAATGATACGTTTGTTTTAAGTGGTGGAAGAATTAGGGGAAAGGTCTTCAGGAATTATTATATGCATTGATTCACTAGCATAACCAATGAAAATTGAGTTCCAGAATTCGGATCCGGCCTCATAtgtatttttttcttattcataGGGGACTAACGTGGGGTGGGAAAAAAGACACTGGCTCCTCTCTGCAAAGCGAACCAAAAAGCATCAAGGGTTGAGTAAACCGTGAAGCGGCTACTCGGGTAAGACTGAGACTGGAGAAGTGGACGCAGTCGATAAACCTGAGCTGTATTTTCCGTAGAGTAAGCCTGGCTGAACCACTCGGTTGTGTGTTCAAATGAAGGAAGCACACTGCACAGAAACGGGTCAGTTGCACAGTATTTCCAAGACAGCTTACTGATGCAGAGATCAACTCCCCAAACCCATTTCAAACATCAGGCGCACTCCTCCTGAGCACAACGTTACTTTCAGATTCCTTTCTCTTTTAGTAAAAGCAAAACTACCgcggatggtggaaatctgaagtgaaaacagaaagtgctgggaatggGCAGGAGATCTGACAGCGTCTGTGGGGGACCATCTCCTTGATGTATTTATTATTTGTGTTCGGCCTCTTTCCCACCTTCTTTCACGCGCCTCTATATTCTTATCTAGAACAGCTTTGACCATCACTCTTAGCGACAGCATGGCCCTCACATCATTGAACACCAACAGCCAGGCGCTTTGGGGACAAGTCCTTCAGGTCGCCGCGTGGAGTGAGATCTGTTCAGCGAACACATCCTGTACACTCTGTCAGAGCCCTCAGTCTGGTGTTGGCCAGTTTGGTCATGGGACACTTGAGTGGCTCGGTATCCATTCATTATTAATATCAATTGTCAAAAAAAGCACGCAAGTGAACTTCTGAATACGCTTCAATAACTATTTACTTCCCGTTTTCATTTAAGGACGTATTCCATTTGAGTGTTCTTGCCCGAAAATTCTGGAGAGGCCCCAAAACAAGCATTTTCTATCCGACCCTTTTAAACCATTCTCACCTTGGTTTATAGTTGTCAAAACAAATTCACATACGCATCAGTTAATTAAAACAGAACTTAAACCGCCTTGGACAAACTGATAACCGCTTCAGGGCGAAAATTCAGTTAAATGGGCAACACCctacagaaaaataaataattaaataataCCCCATGAAAACAACAGACAGATTACCCCAATTTATGGGGCTTGGGGCAATAAAACCGATCGCCTCAAAGTAGACATCAAAGACGCAAGTTTTGTTGCATAGTAGCTATAAAATTATAAATCCTTTTATCACAGTGAGCGCTGGTAAATGACAGGGTGGGTCCTAATCTCCCTCTGGGATGACAGAGTTCGTGGCAATGTGGGATTATTCGATGTTTAAACAAAATCTCTCCTAAAATCCCTGGATTACCGTCCAACTGGCGGGTCTCTTCATGGTGATGAAATTTGGGCGCGTTTTCGTGTGAACTGCACCTCACCAACTTCAGAATCGAACAGCTCAGTCCTGCACTAAACATTTTGAATATTGGGATTTGCAATTTCAATGATACTGCTGGTGAACGGATAGTTTGTGTCAATAATTTCTCTCGTTATTGTTGATCAAAAGCTCTCTCGGAAATAATTCGCAATTGCAATCATGTGCTGCAGCGAAGTTGTCAATCCTATAAACTTTCACCTTTGAATAGCTGGCTTGAGTGTTATCTCAAGTTCAATGCAAATTCAAATCTATAAATAGTAACCGATATACTTTGGGAACCGATTGATTTATTGGAAACTAGGGTTATTGAGGACCAATAATGTCCTCAATTAGCTCTTTTTGTATAGTTAATTGAATTCTGGTTATTTCGATTCCTCGCTTTTGAATCTGAAACGCAGCCTCCGTGAAGTTTATCGGCATTGAGTTAAACCACATCAATTTCCAGTCTTTCTAAAGCACATGCAATGTGATTTATTGCCAATTTGACACTCTCTGCACTGATCGTTAATATGTGTTATGCTTGGAGATCGTAAATCACGCTTTGCAAGCTTTCTTTCCCTTGAATATCAATACGATTTAAATTAGCAGCTTTAAAAGGCTGAAAATGGCAGATTCTGAGCCTTTTCGACTTTGCGAAGCTGTTGGTAAGGAAGTGGTCAGCAGGCGGTGGCTGTCCAGATATTAGCAGGGAGCAGAAAGGCACGGAACGGTTCCTTTGCTCCACAGTATCTCCCGCCTTTAATAAAGTCAATGAACAGCTCAAACAGGAGGGTTGGCTGAACTTTGAGTTGATAATTAACACAGACTGTTATTCGCTACAACGTTTACAAACCACACGACAGACCTGCAATCTGCAGGTTGCTAAAGGAATGAATCTGGACTATAAACAATAGAAAGcgatgcaaagaatttcagagaatcctggagaaactcaataggtctggcagcatctgcggagagagaaacagagagcgcGCTTCGAGTCCAATTCTGAAGTCCATTGCAAAGAAACGGTCTGTGCTGAAGGGGACTCGAACCGgcaactctgattctctctccgcatatgctaccagacctgctgactttcctCAGGACTCACTGTGTTTCTGATGTCCAACACCCGCTGTGTTTGACCTGATGTAAATAATCTTGAATCGGACAAGTACGTGAAAAGCCAGATGGTACTAGGAAAGTGGATAGTGGCAACGTTTTTAACCCCCCTCATTTCCTCAAAACTCCACAGTTCACGGGCTTGTCCGCCTAATTATTATTATTTGTCTTACCCTCTCCCGGACAACACGAAGATCTCGCGTAAAATAGATGGGAAATGTTCTCTTACCCACACACTCGTTGGACTCTCTGGCCGTGGCCCTTTGCCAGGGTCGGTCGTAGTGGAAAGGTTTACATCTGTCACACTCCGGGCCAGCGGTGTTGTGCTTGCAGTCGCAGACCAGGTTCCCATCCCGGTCCTTGATGCACCGGGAAGCGTGACCATTGCACTTGCAGCGGCCTCCGACCTGCAGATCGGAGACGGCGTAATAATAGGACTCGCGGGCGAGCTCCGAGTCGTCTTCGTTCTCATCCCCGAGGGTATGGAGGCGGCTGAAGGCCACTTTGATATCGGTGGCGGTCACCCAGTCTTGGAGGACAGGGCTGTTGTCAAAATCGTGAGCCGAGGGGCGACCGTCCAAGGTGCTGAAAGCGATCAAGCCCCCAGTGAATGGATGCATGTCAGTGTGGGAGTCAGTGCAGATAGCCTCCTGCTCATTCTGCTTAGTGATCACAGCCTTGTTGGGCTTGTTGTACATTTTCCTGCACTGGGTCGAGTAGAACTGGAAGGGGACCCAGGATTTGCCGTAGTCCATGGATTTGTAGATGACCATCGACTCAGGACGCGGGGAGCAGAATTGGAGGCTCACGTACGTGACTTCGAATTTCTTGCCCAgcgagagggtgagggtgacattCTGGGGGTACTGGATGTAGTTCTCCGATTGCCAGCAGGTCAGGTTGTGGGGGTTGTTGAGGTCGGTCAGGTAGGCTGGAGGGTGAGCCTTTTTGGGATCCATAGCGTCACAGATGTGACAGCTCCTGAAGCGCTCGTCTCCCTTCTCGGTCACCACGCAGTACCTGGACGGGGGGTTGCCGCAAGAGCTGGAGACTTTCACTTCTTTGCCGAACGCCGAGTTGACGAAGTCGGGGATACAGCGCCTGGGGCTGCTGTTCTCGTCGTAACAGGGGTCTGGGGGCGTCTGCTGGGCTGCGAACATGCTCATGCCATAGCCCCCGCGGACTCCCTCCGCCAGGCAACCGAAACCCGCAAAAACGCACACAAACTCCCAGAAACTCCACAGCATTTTGTTCTGCCTTGACAGTGCAGCCTCGATTTCCGTGACGAACGATCCtagttaagagagagagagagagaacaatacgCGGAAAGATCAGTTGCACACATTGAAATAGCAGTTAAAAAGAAACCTGTCCGCCAAAAATAAAGTTTGCAGATTTCTTTGCATTCTTGCGGGGAATGTTCTGTGCAGAGTGTTACCTGTAAAAAGGACGCTTTGATGGGAAGCGGAACAATGCAAATACCGATGCCGCTTGCTTCAGCTGGGAGAGCGTTTTCTATAGTGTTCATCCGTCATTCCCGCGGCCCCTGTATCAAGGAGAGTCTCCCTTTCCTTTGGGACTCTGTCTCTACGCCTTGTGTCTGCATAGAAAGTGAATGACGTGCACAACTCCTGCTAGCTCGAGGTCATCCTGTGCCCTGACGGAGAGTgtcattgcacacacacacacacacacacacggagcgAAAACAACGACATCCACTGGTAGTTTATCAATAGCAAGCAAGCATCCTTTCACATGGAGCTCCAGCCACAGAACGAGCCCAATTAGACTGTTTACAGCCTCTGCAATCATTTAACACGTCCCCTTCAAACTGGTGTAGCCCGACTCTATAGCGTGGAGGATCTCAGATGAggaatttttgttttcaaatcgaGGGAAGAACTTCAGTGTGCCTAACAATAGGGCTGGCCATGGACGGAATGAAACATGCCAAATAAAAACCTGCCGTGGAATTATATTCCCAAATATGTAATCTCTTGTGCAGTGGAAATTATAGGTGTGAACGCAAATCACATTAAATTGGCAGGTAGTTGCCCGGTAATAAACGCTGTCATGTCGTTCAGCTCCCAATGGGCCGACTGCGGCTGTATTGTAAAATCAACTCTTTGTCGAGGCGGTTGTAAGTAACTTGCCCATCGACTCCACCGATCATTTCACATTTGTACAATGTGCAGCTTTACGATTTTCGCAGATGTATTTATATCGTTAAATCTCGCATTCCCAAATCCATGGCGGCGGTGCAATGGAAACTTATAGAAAAGCATAATAATCGCATATGTTTAAGTCGACGCTCAATTTATAAACATTGGGGGCTGTAATCAATGAGGGATCAGCGCGATTTAAGCATCTCGTCGGATGTAGATTTTGTAGTTTCAGCTATCTCCACCCTTTCCTACTTTGTGAAAGCTCGAATACTTGTTCATTTGCAACTGTTTGATGGAGTACAGGGAGCAGCCGATATATACATATTCAAATTATTTCTGCGCGTGTGTATGTCGATGTGAGTGGGTGTGGGTTGGGGGTCGAGAGAATGAGAGACATCTTGTACCTTACGTTATATCTAAATTCCCACACATAGTTCGATTCCAGCGGACACCTGTCGCTGATTTAACTGTGCTTGAGCTGAAACATAACAAGCAACACCCAAATAATGCATCGAACCAATTCGCAAATCAGTGGGACACACAGAACTGTCAAAGGCTCAACCTGATGTCATTGAGAAACACACTTTGTTGGTCTAGAATTTAAACGGATATCAAGATACAACTACAAAAAGTGCAATTAAAATGTTAATGCGTGTCATAATGGTCGAGGAAGACATTCCCCAGCAGTTTTGTTAGAACACAAAGGGCTACCACAAATTCACAGGGAAACGATGATTGACACCGCAAGGAAATTGTTAAACTTGGTGCCAATGCAAGGCCCCTTCCAAACACATTCCAAAAAAAGTTGCTGAATAAAAAAACGTGCTCACCCAGCCATAAAAATGTTAAACAGGAACTAGTTTCCAAAGGTATATCTTTATGTAGGCAGTATTAAAATAAACTATGAAAGGTGTTAGGAATGATCTGTAAGGCGATTCCAGCCTTTGTAACTCGAAaactctatgtgtgtgtgtgtgtgtgtgtgaaaagtAGCAGCTTTTCTGTATCTACATAAACCTAGCCAACCCGTTTTGAATGTATATTGTTGTCAACCTAATGATCGTGGTAGCAAAGTAAGGGGGAGAAAATCAAGAACCTGTTATTGTGGCAATCACAGTTCAGCCCAACTACAGATTTAGACTATGCAAATTTGCTTATACAATGCTGCTGTAAAGGCTCCGCTTGAAAAGGGAGGCTGAATAAATGGGCTGTTGTAAATTGAA
Above is a window of Hemiscyllium ocellatum isolate sHemOce1 chromosome 25, sHemOce1.pat.X.cur, whole genome shotgun sequence DNA encoding:
- the ntn1a gene encoding netrin-1a isoform X1 encodes the protein MLWSFWEFVCVFAGFGCLAEGVRGGYGMSMFAAQQTPPDPCYDENSSPRRCIPDFVNSAFGKEVKVSSSCGNPPSRYCVVTEKGDERFRSCHICDAMDPKKAHPPAYLTDLNNPHNLTCWQSENYIQYPQNVTLTLSLGKKFEVTYVSLQFCSPRPESMVIYKSMDYGKSWVPFQFYSTQCRKMYNKPNKAVITKQNEQEAICTDSHTDMHPFTGGLIAFSTLDGRPSAHDFDNSPVLQDWVTATDIKVAFSRLHTLGDENEDDSELARESYYYAVSDLQVGGRCKCNGHASRCIKDRDGNLVCDCKHNTAGPECDRCKPFHYDRPWQRATARESNECVACNCNLHARRCRFNMELFKLSGRKSGGVCLNCRHNTAGRHCHYCKEGYYRDMTKPITHRKACKACDCHPVGAAGKTCNQTTGQCPCKDGVTGITCNRCAKGYQQSRSPIAPCIKIPVVPPTTAASSTEESADCDSYCKASKGKLKINMKKYCKKDYAVQAHILKAEKAGEWWKFTVNIISVYKQGVKRIRRGDQFLWVRSKDVACKCPKIKTGKKYLLLGNDEDSPDQNGVVANKTSLVIQWRDTWARRLRKFQQREKKGKCKKA
- the ntn1a gene encoding netrin-1a isoform X2; protein product: MLWSFWEFVCVFAGFGCLAEGVRGGYGMSMFAAQQTPPDPCYDENSSPRRCIPDFVNSAFGKEVKVSSSCGNPPSRYCVVTEKGDERFRSCHICDAMDPKKAHPPAYLTDLNNPHNLTCWQSENYIQYPQNVTLTLSLGKKFEVTYVSLQFCSPRPESMVIYKSMDYGKSWVPFQFYSTQCRKMYNKPNKAVITKQNEQEAICTDSHTDMHPFTGGLIAFSTLDGRPSAHDFDNSPVLQDWVTATDIKVAFSRLHTLGDENEDDSELARESYYYAVSDLQVGGRCKCNGHASRCIKDRDGNLVCDCKHNTAGPECDRCKPFHYDRPWQRATARESNECVACNCNLHARRCRFNMELFKLSGRKSGGVCLNCRHNTAGRHCHYCKEGYYRDMTKPITHRKACKEIPVVPPTTAASSTEESADCDSYCKASKGKLKINMKKYCKKDYAVQAHILKAEKAGEWWKFTVNIISVYKQGVKRIRRGDQFLWVRSKDVACKCPKIKTGKKYLLLGNDEDSPDQNGVVANKTSLVIQWRDTWARRLRKFQQREKKGKCKKA